GCACTGAATTCGAGCTGATCAGTTTCAGAAATACCAGCCGGGTTCACATACATCGCGGTGTTACCACCATATTCGGCAAACCAGTCATTCTGCTGATACTTATTCGGCGTGTAGGTTGCCTCTGCAAACAAAGAAGTGCTGGCTACGGCAAGTCCGAGAGCGGACGTCTTGATGAAACTAGTACGCAACATCACCTACTCCTTTACTTAATATCCGTGCGGATGAACTCAATACGACGGTTCTGCGCACGTCCTTCAGGTGTTTTGTTGGATGCAACAGGCTTAGTATCGCCCAAGCCCTTTGTAGTCATACGGCTTTCGGCAATGCCTTTTTCGACAAGGAAGTTCTTCACAGAGTTCGCACGATCTGCGGAGAGAGTCATGTTCTTGTCCTTGTTACCGATGTTATCGGTATGGCCCACAATTTCGAAAGTAGCTTCCGGGAAGGTTTCCATGATATCGACAACCTTCATCAAGGAGATGTAGGAGTCCTGAGTGATGGTAGCCTTACCAGATTCAAAGTTCACACCTTCAAGAACGAAGACTTTCTTCGGCGGCTGCGGAACTTCATCCGGGCAACCATCGTCGTCCTTGTAGTTGTTCAAAGATTCAGACTGTTCCGGGCAGAGGTCCACACCCTTACAGATGTGAGCGAACTGAGGGAGCAAGCCCTTAGCTTCAACCCACGGGTCGCAGAGACCGTCGCGGTCGTTGTCCGGATCCGGGCAACCATCGTCGTCCTGGAAACCGTCGAAGTCTTCAGCTTCTTCCGGGCAGTTATCAAAGCCCGTGCAAGTGCCGGCGTACTTTTCGGAGAGACCTTCTTCAGAAACCCACGGATCGCAGAGACCATCACCATCGGTATCCGGATTACGTGTTTCTTCGACAGCTTCTTCTTCCTTGACGACGTCAGTTGCAGTAAGACCGATATCCAACTTGCCCTTACCGCGCTTGAGCATCGGGGAAGTGGACTGGCAGAAGAAGTTCGGATTTCCGAGAGACGGATTGTTGAACTTCGGGTCCAAAGAAACGTTCGTGCGGTTCACCTTGATGAACTGGTTGAACGGATAGTAGTTCTTGTAGATGTTGTTGTATTCCACCTTCGTCTGACCGGCAGCCGGGTCAGCAAACACACCGTAGTAGTGGTTTTCCATGAAGATGTTGTTACGGGCGACCAAGTTGGTCGGGCCCTTCAAAGCAAGACCAGAGTAGCCATTGCGGAGCACGACGTTCTGTTCGATGTAAGCATCGAGAGACTTAGCACCCCAAGCAAGAATACCAGACCAGCGGTTGCCATAGACCACGTTGTTGCGGAGCCAAGGCAGAGAAATAAAAGCACCGATACCCGTTGCATGGTTATCGATCACATAGCAATGATGAATGTAAGGGGCTGCGTTTTCGCAAAGGAT
This is a stretch of genomic DNA from Fibrobacter succinogenes. It encodes these proteins:
- a CDS encoding OmpA family protein gives rise to the protein MTLKKLVLITAGAMLLSGTAMAKNINVPGDFAKIADALGNADAGDTILVKRGVYNENITLIMGVVLKGEDPLSTIIDGGRRGPTVMGTSGAEMSHFTVRNGLEGILCENAAPYIHHCYVIDNHATGIGAFISLPWLRNNVVYGNRWSGILAWGAKSLDAYIEQNVVLRNGYSGLALKGPTNLVARNNIFMENHYYGVFADPAAGQTKVEYNNIYKNYYPFNQFIKVNRTNVSLDPKFNNPSLGNPNFFCQSTSPMLKRGKGKLDIGLTATDVVKEEEAVEETRNPDTDGDGLCDPWVSEEGLSEKYAGTCTGFDNCPEEAEDFDGFQDDDGCPDPDNDRDGLCDPWVEAKGLLPQFAHICKGVDLCPEQSESLNNYKDDDGCPDEVPQPPKKVFVLEGVNFESGKATITQDSYISLMKVVDIMETFPEATFEIVGHTDNIGNKDKNMTLSADRANSVKNFLVEKGIAESRMTTKGLGDTKPVASNKTPEGRAQNRRIEFIRTDIK